A window from Leptothermofonsia sichuanensis E412 encodes these proteins:
- a CDS encoding ferredoxin-thioredoxin reductase variable chain: MTVIQEAHVMQAGENLSVGSRVRVSQSVIVYHHPEHRNYPFDMKGQEGEVVGIVREWQGRPVSANLPYLVKFDGKFRAHFQASELELISEN; this comes from the coding sequence ATGACTGTTATTCAGGAAGCGCACGTTATGCAAGCTGGCGAGAATCTTTCGGTGGGAAGCCGTGTCCGGGTGTCCCAATCTGTCATTGTCTACCACCATCCCGAACACCGGAATTACCCCTTCGATATGAAAGGGCAGGAGGGTGAAGTTGTGGGCATTGTAAGAGAGTGGCAAGGCAGACCTGTGAGTGCCAATCTACCCTACCTGGTCAAGTTTGACGGTAAGTTCAGGGCACACTTTCAGGCAAGTGAGCTGGAACTGATTTCTGAAAACTAA
- a CDS encoding response regulator transcription factor, whose translation MSTVLVVEDSVTQREMISDLLRGSGLSVTEASDGVEALEQIQGKCPDLVVLDIVMPRMNGYEVCRRLKADPKTQNVPVVMCSSKGEEFDRYWGMKQGADAYIAKPFQPTELVGTVKQLLRG comes from the coding sequence ATGAGTACAGTTCTAGTCGTAGAGGATAGCGTCACTCAGCGGGAGATGATCTCCGACCTGTTGAGGGGAAGCGGTTTGAGCGTGACTGAGGCGAGCGATGGAGTAGAAGCACTGGAACAAATTCAAGGCAAGTGCCCTGATTTAGTGGTTTTGGACATTGTAATGCCCCGCATGAATGGGTACGAGGTCTGTCGTCGGCTAAAGGCGGATCCTAAAACTCAAAATGTCCCGGTCGTAATGTGTTCATCCAAGGGCGAAGAATTTGATCGTTACTGGGGAATGAAACAGGGGGCGGATGCTTACATTGCGAAGCCATTTCAACCCACTGAACTCGTGGGTACGGTTAAACAACTATTGCGAGGTTAG
- a CDS encoding chemotaxis protein CheW, with protein sequence MVGNPDFLTGRGQDQAPEFQELESPEGELHLRFYVASGNEFALPATGIKEVLSPSPDRITPVPNVSPLLLGTLNVRGRVVWVADLGQFLGDPVALNTDRPEVSVIAVEDQDIMLGLAVDRIVGMAWLDIEEIQMPTNVPDSVAPFLRGEWLLDNQTNKYLRLLDQVAILRSARWAA encoded by the coding sequence ATGGTAGGTAATCCGGATTTTTTGACGGGTAGAGGACAGGATCAGGCTCCTGAGTTTCAGGAGCTGGAAAGTCCTGAAGGTGAGTTGCATCTGCGGTTCTATGTCGCATCCGGCAATGAGTTTGCGCTGCCTGCGACCGGCATTAAGGAAGTGCTTTCTCCCTCTCCAGATCGGATTACGCCCGTCCCGAATGTTTCACCGTTGCTTTTGGGTACGCTGAATGTGCGCGGCAGGGTGGTTTGGGTGGCGGACCTGGGGCAATTTTTAGGAGACCCGGTTGCCCTTAACACCGATCGCCCGGAAGTGAGTGTGATCGCCGTCGAAGATCAAGACATTATGCTTGGCCTAGCCGTGGATCGAATTGTGGGGATGGCATGGCTCGATATTGAAGAAATTCAAATGCCCACCAATGTTCCAGACAGTGTCGCTCCTTTTCTTCGGGGTGAATGGTTATTGGACAATCAAACAAATAAGTACTTGCGCCTACTGGATCAGGTGGCAATTCTTCGCTCAGCCCGGTGGGCGGCTTAG
- a CDS encoding methyl-accepting chemotaxis protein, with translation MGAGIEQGYQQAQKAYMQGNYEEAAEIVDRLVKEFPDDPSVSLLRGHIYCYGLQQYDIAREQYQSVLALTTNEEFQDYANQGLQFINQSEADAGGGGEEVAGSEEGVNDLDDHDIRDFQSATTWQAQDEFATASDFGLDEPDFSLGSDAADFNQSFDLPDLDFEPPAGEFGSGGFAEEAGTVDTFSPFTDPFAIEEQPDDRLGESPSPFQQTTHMQADDFSSLDEQFAVHDMGRAENDFASALDEFDEAFAPLDLPEDPSTHQPFSLESHPSPLDTPTSFQASSNRRTTEDETLFMGGTGLYNQEDQTFGAPDTPSFDAPTSFDLGAEDSSYYSSEPGDAGSGMVGQSNVDFLDEFDEFDDLGNLSDFDLSENSAGFTSPAVGAGFDLPGSGAVAGGAIADRGFSPDADALNFADSGSSLIRDDEVFSISGTSDQVPTFTQLDQQIAEPTPTVEQGAFAFFENASIATKQLITAGVAGVLSAVAVALAGNLVANYGPGSQREDVVNQIRSTSWVMAAAAMAFGGGSAFFLGQRTAKQVKQSTDDLQNQFHAVCQGNLNARATVYAEDEFGQLATGFNQMARVILTTTSEAQRKAEEQEQAKEDLQRQVIRLLDDVEGAARGDLTVQAEVTADVLGAVADSFNLTIQNLREIVQQVKTAARQVSKSSTDNEMFARSLSSDALRQAEELAVTLNSVQVMTESIQRVAESAREAEEVARSASATALKGGEAVERTVAGILEIRETVAETTRKVKRLAESSQEISKIVALISQIASRTNLLALNASIEAARAGEAGRGFAIVADEVRQLADRAAKASKEIEQIVLQIQSETGSVMTAMEEGTQQVIEGTRLAEQAKRSLEDIIQVSNRIDVLVRSITADTVEQTETSRAVAQVMQSVELTAQETSQEAQRVSASLQNLVGVARDLLTSVERFRVETIERK, from the coding sequence ATGGGGGCAGGAATTGAACAGGGATATCAACAGGCTCAAAAAGCCTACATGCAGGGTAACTATGAAGAAGCCGCTGAGATTGTTGATCGCCTGGTAAAAGAATTTCCCGATGATCCAAGCGTCTCTCTACTGCGGGGGCACATTTATTGCTATGGCTTACAGCAGTATGACATTGCCCGGGAGCAGTATCAGTCTGTGCTGGCGTTGACAACCAATGAAGAGTTCCAGGATTATGCCAACCAGGGGTTACAGTTCATCAACCAGTCTGAGGCGGATGCAGGTGGCGGCGGAGAAGAGGTTGCTGGATCAGAGGAAGGAGTGAACGACCTCGATGATCATGACATTAGGGACTTTCAATCTGCAACCACTTGGCAGGCACAGGATGAGTTTGCGACGGCAAGCGATTTTGGGCTGGACGAACCAGACTTCAGCCTGGGATCGGATGCTGCTGATTTCAACCAGAGTTTTGATCTTCCTGACTTAGATTTTGAGCCGCCTGCTGGTGAATTTGGGTCAGGCGGCTTTGCGGAAGAAGCAGGCACTGTTGATACATTTAGTCCCTTCACAGACCCCTTTGCGATTGAGGAACAGCCTGACGACAGGTTGGGAGAATCGCCATCGCCTTTCCAACAGACCACTCACATGCAGGCGGATGATTTCTCTTCCCTGGATGAACAATTTGCTGTCCATGACATGGGCCGTGCAGAGAATGATTTTGCTTCAGCCCTGGACGAATTTGATGAAGCCTTTGCCCCCCTTGATCTGCCTGAAGATCCGTCCACCCATCAGCCCTTCTCGTTAGAAAGTCATCCGTCGCCCCTGGATACGCCAACGTCGTTTCAAGCCAGTTCCAATCGCCGGACAACAGAAGATGAAACCCTGTTCATGGGTGGCACGGGTCTATACAACCAGGAAGACCAGACCTTTGGGGCACCGGATACCCCCTCATTCGATGCCCCCACCAGTTTTGATTTAGGTGCAGAGGATAGCTCCTACTATAGTTCTGAACCTGGAGATGCGGGTTCAGGTATGGTTGGGCAAAGTAATGTTGACTTTCTGGATGAGTTTGACGAGTTTGATGACTTAGGGAACCTGTCAGACTTTGACCTGTCAGAAAACTCGGCTGGTTTTACCAGTCCTGCGGTTGGCGCAGGATTTGATTTGCCTGGCAGTGGTGCCGTTGCAGGGGGGGCGATCGCCGATCGGGGGTTTTCCCCAGATGCCGATGCACTCAATTTTGCGGACAGTGGCAGTTCCCTCATCCGTGATGATGAAGTTTTCAGCATCTCTGGCACCTCCGATCAGGTGCCCACTTTCACCCAACTGGATCAGCAGATTGCGGAGCCGACCCCCACGGTTGAACAGGGTGCCTTCGCCTTTTTTGAAAATGCCTCGATCGCAACCAAACAATTGATTACGGCTGGCGTGGCGGGCGTCCTGTCTGCGGTTGCAGTCGCTCTGGCAGGTAATCTGGTCGCTAACTATGGTCCTGGCAGCCAGCGGGAAGATGTGGTCAATCAGATCCGGAGTACAAGTTGGGTGATGGCAGCGGCTGCCATGGCTTTTGGGGGAGGATCTGCCTTTTTCCTGGGGCAGAGAACCGCTAAACAGGTCAAGCAGTCTACAGACGATTTGCAGAATCAGTTTCATGCGGTCTGTCAGGGAAACTTGAATGCTCGTGCAACGGTTTATGCCGAAGATGAATTTGGTCAGTTGGCAACGGGCTTCAACCAGATGGCGCGGGTTATCCTGACCACAACCAGTGAGGCGCAGCGGAAGGCAGAAGAGCAAGAACAGGCGAAGGAAGACCTGCAACGCCAGGTCATTCGGTTACTGGACGATGTGGAAGGGGCCGCCCGGGGTGACCTGACGGTGCAGGCAGAGGTGACGGCGGATGTTCTGGGTGCGGTTGCTGACTCGTTTAACCTGACCATTCAAAACCTGCGCGAAATTGTGCAACAGGTGAAAACGGCGGCTCGCCAGGTGAGCAAGAGTTCAACCGACAACGAGATGTTTGCTCGCAGCCTGTCGTCCGATGCGTTGCGGCAGGCCGAGGAACTGGCCGTCACGTTGAACTCTGTGCAGGTCATGACTGAGTCGATTCAGCGGGTGGCGGAGAGTGCCCGCGAAGCGGAGGAGGTCGCCCGTTCTGCATCGGCAACGGCTCTCAAGGGTGGGGAAGCCGTAGAGCGGACGGTTGCCGGTATTCTGGAAATCCGGGAAACCGTGGCGGAAACGACCCGCAAGGTGAAGCGACTGGCAGAGTCTTCCCAGGAGATTTCCAAAATTGTAGCGTTGATTTCCCAGATTGCTTCCCGAACCAACCTGCTGGCGTTAAACGCTAGTATTGAAGCAGCCCGGGCAGGAGAGGCAGGGCGCGGTTTCGCCATTGTTGCCGATGAGGTCCGGCAGTTGGCAGACCGGGCAGCGAAAGCCTCGAAGGAAATTGAACAGATTGTGCTTCAAATCCAGAGTGAAACTGGCTCGGTCATGACCGCGATGGAAGAAGGCACCCAGCAGGTGATTGAGGGTACCAGGCTGGCAGAACAGGCGAAGCGATCGCTGGAAGACATTATTCAGGTATCTAACCGAATTGATGTCCTGGTGCGATCAATCACAGCAGATACGGTAGAACAGACCGAAACTTCCCGCGCTGTAGCTCAGGTTATGCAGTCAGTCGAACTGACTGCCCAGGAAACCTCTCAGGAGGCGCAGCGAGTGTCCGCCTCCCTGCAAAATCTGGTAGGAGTTGCCCGCGATCTGTTAACGTCCGTCGAACGGTTCCGAGTAGAAACGATTGAACGCAAGTAG
- a CDS encoding response regulator: MQGKLSEIDIRSILQLIELGQRTGELFVETYPVQPPVGGGSPFFQEARSLQTVPVRSWFVFFLNGRIVYASDTNTSLARLTDYLRRYKIDVSLGSLTVSSIAAVNAPEYGYLWTLLENHTLTPVQGRSIIQSMVHEVLFDLLSLHQGSFIFELSPALSPQLTTLEIGPLLAKIMTQVQEWKQFYPHIQSPDQCLVIADMEALQATVSKNTFNAFSRYADGKTSIRQMARYLNRDILTVARAIYSYVQKGVIQVTDFPVSQAEESGAVSRPVRARDFGLWHEARKLRIVCIDDGVTIRQTVEHILSQNGYEVTAIANPLEALSLVFQIKPDLILCDIAMPELDGYELCGMLRKSTAFRQIPIVMLTGKDGFIDRVKARMVGATDYLTKPFGESELLMLVEKYIGRGYENRQPFDDSLARSLQDG; the protein is encoded by the coding sequence ATGCAGGGTAAGTTAAGCGAGATAGATATTCGCAGTATCCTTCAATTGATTGAATTGGGGCAGCGAACGGGTGAGCTTTTTGTAGAGACTTATCCAGTGCAACCCCCAGTTGGTGGAGGATCGCCCTTTTTTCAGGAAGCGCGATCGCTACAGACGGTGCCAGTGCGCTCCTGGTTTGTCTTTTTCTTAAACGGTCGGATTGTCTATGCCTCGGATACCAATACCAGCCTGGCGCGCCTGACAGATTATTTGCGTCGGTATAAAATTGATGTGTCTTTAGGCAGCCTGACAGTATCCTCGATCGCAGCCGTCAATGCCCCAGAATATGGTTATTTATGGACCCTGCTGGAAAATCATACATTGACGCCCGTACAGGGGCGCAGCATCATTCAAAGCATGGTTCACGAAGTGTTATTTGATCTACTCAGTCTGCACCAGGGGTCTTTTATTTTTGAATTGAGTCCAGCCCTATCTCCCCAACTAACAACGCTGGAGATTGGTCCTTTGCTGGCAAAGATTATGACCCAGGTGCAGGAGTGGAAGCAGTTTTATCCCCACATCCAATCCCCTGATCAATGTCTGGTCATTGCGGATATGGAGGCATTACAGGCAACGGTCTCAAAAAATACGTTCAATGCCTTCAGCCGGTATGCTGATGGAAAAACCTCGATCCGTCAAATGGCGCGCTATCTTAATCGAGATATTTTGACCGTCGCACGGGCAATCTATTCCTATGTTCAGAAAGGGGTGATTCAGGTGACTGACTTTCCGGTTTCTCAAGCAGAAGAGTCGGGTGCAGTTTCCCGTCCCGTTCGAGCAAGGGACTTTGGACTATGGCATGAGGCGAGGAAGCTTCGCATTGTTTGCATTGATGATGGCGTTACAATTCGTCAAACTGTCGAGCACATTTTGAGTCAGAACGGCTATGAGGTCACTGCCATTGCCAACCCTCTCGAAGCCCTCAGCCTGGTGTTTCAGATCAAGCCCGATCTCATTCTTTGCGATATTGCCATGCCGGAACTGGATGGCTATGAGCTTTGCGGTATGCTGCGAAAATCAACAGCGTTTCGCCAGATTCCAATAGTTATGCTAACAGGGAAAGATGGGTTTATTGACCGGGTAAAGGCAAGAATGGTGGGTGCAACCGATTATTTGACGAAGCCATTTGGAGAAAGTGAGCTATTAATGTTAGTTGAAAAATACATAGGGCGGGGCTACGAAAATCGGCAACCCTTTGACGACTCTCTGGCACGTTCTCTCCAGGATGGATAA
- the hmpF gene encoding pilus motility taxis protein HmpF, translating into MLYLAEVQKGKGGLLGGGKAELKLLACQRSEQSWSAVPGEEVVICEEANNYSAGALVLVDLTSNRQVQRVQEAARQLVSILQNFSRLQEKFKTQEEEIEQWKQSLTYQSQELNRREMEMEARREQLQQMEEDFEQLEQQRQEIETQREEVNRLREEFNTSRQDLEGAWEHLRGEMRRLEERQAEFQQASVLDEGSAQTIQELLNRLTESTPSTDGIQEQLAGSLEIVNQQQALLSQHWQNLDHHRSRAQQMQEEVDRQAQDLHQRWLEWHQAQESLEQARAELKVQQSSLSSKKEYAHMLSLQLQNHEELHQQVYRLADTSENVTIGHQVDVDALEKMPLDELQKLVQELERDLEKLSRFVESQEEELRFKQQEIEALQAKIQSASEFDRLNLENELTDEQDGYQMLNETLVGQRRSLRERKSVLGRHQAILRQRQGIVDSASQDVGIDLGPILGQIDGHRHQQSEELQKLESQIAQMQSAIEQAEGMISNQTSDLELKRNGLRQEEETLLGRRREVAELWGRVNLYQEMLQPVQDAVDSLRYRLEGVAGALPQMQESGNHQRQAIAEMRQIIAGLTSTPELAAS; encoded by the coding sequence GTGCTGTATCTAGCGGAAGTACAAAAAGGAAAAGGTGGATTGTTGGGCGGTGGCAAAGCAGAGCTAAAGTTGCTGGCGTGTCAACGCTCTGAACAAAGCTGGAGTGCTGTACCCGGTGAAGAAGTGGTCATATGCGAGGAGGCCAATAATTACAGTGCAGGAGCGCTGGTGCTGGTAGACTTGACATCTAACCGACAGGTACAACGGGTTCAAGAAGCTGCCCGTCAGTTGGTAAGCATCTTGCAAAATTTCTCGCGTTTACAGGAAAAATTTAAAACTCAGGAAGAAGAAATTGAGCAGTGGAAGCAGTCTTTGACCTATCAGAGCCAGGAACTGAACCGTCGGGAAATGGAAATGGAAGCCCGGCGGGAGCAGCTTCAACAAATGGAGGAAGACTTCGAGCAACTAGAGCAGCAACGTCAGGAAATTGAAACTCAGCGCGAGGAAGTCAATCGGCTGCGGGAGGAATTTAACACCAGCCGTCAGGATTTAGAGGGAGCCTGGGAGCATCTGCGGGGAGAGATGCGCCGCTTAGAAGAACGGCAGGCAGAGTTTCAACAGGCTTCTGTGCTGGATGAGGGAAGTGCTCAAACTATCCAGGAACTCCTCAATCGGTTAACAGAGTCTACTCCCTCTACAGATGGAATTCAAGAACAACTGGCGGGTTCCCTGGAGATTGTGAACCAGCAGCAGGCTCTGCTCAGTCAGCACTGGCAAAACCTCGACCACCATCGATCGAGGGCACAACAAATGCAGGAGGAAGTTGACCGGCAGGCGCAAGATCTCCACCAGCGCTGGCTGGAATGGCATCAGGCACAGGAGTCCTTAGAACAGGCGCGGGCAGAATTGAAAGTTCAGCAAAGCTCTCTGAGCAGCAAGAAGGAATATGCTCACATGCTGAGCTTACAGTTGCAAAATCATGAAGAATTGCACCAGCAGGTGTACCGCCTCGCCGATACCTCTGAGAATGTAACGATTGGTCATCAGGTGGATGTCGATGCCCTGGAGAAAATGCCGCTCGATGAGCTTCAGAAGCTGGTGCAGGAATTGGAACGCGATCTTGAAAAGTTGTCTCGCTTTGTGGAAAGCCAGGAAGAGGAGCTACGGTTCAAGCAGCAAGAAATCGAGGCATTGCAGGCAAAAATCCAGAGTGCCAGTGAGTTCGATCGCCTCAATCTGGAAAATGAGCTGACAGATGAACAGGATGGCTACCAGATGTTGAACGAAACGCTGGTGGGTCAGCGACGCAGTTTGCGTGAACGCAAGAGTGTCCTGGGACGACACCAGGCAATTCTGCGGCAGCGCCAGGGTATTGTGGATAGTGCCAGTCAGGATGTGGGGATTGATTTAGGTCCCATCCTGGGACAAATTGATGGACATCGGCACCAGCAGTCTGAGGAGTTGCAAAAGCTGGAAAGCCAGATTGCCCAGATGCAGAGTGCTATTGAGCAGGCAGAGGGAATGATTAGCAACCAGACCTCTGATTTAGAGCTGAAGCGCAATGGGCTAAGACAGGAGGAAGAAACCCTCCTGGGTCGCCGCCGAGAAGTTGCTGAGCTTTGGGGACGGGTGAATCTTTACCAGGAAATGCTACAACCTGTTCAAGACGCTGTAGATAGTCTGCGCTACCGATTGGAAGGTGTGGCTGGTGCATTGCCCCAGATGCAGGAATCGGGTAACCATCAACGCCAGGCGATCGCAGAAATGCGCCAGATCATTGCCGGCTTAACCAGTACTCCTGAACTGGCTGCTTCCTGA